The Pygocentrus nattereri isolate fPygNat1 chromosome 17, fPygNat1.pri, whole genome shotgun sequence genome window below encodes:
- the rxrga gene encoding retinoic acid receptor RXR-gamma-A, which translates to MDNNDYLQFGSSVQLNHNHLRPPPCQPPIISMVTHHHPSVISGLSSPFSVITSSLSSPTSSMSSTPSMGYSPQMCSLSSSEDVKPPPSLSNSSFQCISPGSLSKHICSICGDRSSGKHYGVFSCEGCKGFFKRTVRKDLTYTCRDSKECLIDKRQRNRCQYCRYQKCLAMGMKREAVQEERQRGREKIDNEADSSSALNEDMPVEKILDAELSVEPKTEAYMQSNAANATNDPVTNICQAADKQLFTLVEWAKRIPHFSQLPLDDQVILLRAGWNELLIASFSHRSVAVKDGILLATGLHVHRSSAHSAGVGSIFDRVLSELVSKMKDMQMDKTELGCLRAIILFNPDAKGLSNPTEVETLREKVYASLESYTKHKYPHQPGRFAKLLLRLPALRSIGLKCLEHLFFFKLIGDTPIDTFLMEMLEAPHQIT; encoded by the exons GTTCCTCAGTGCAGCTCAATCACAATCACCTGAGGCCTCCCCCCTGCCAGCCCCCTATCATCTCCATGGTAACCCATCACCATCCGTCCGTCATCAGTGGCCTGTCATCCCCCTTCTCAGTCATCACGTCCTCACTGAGCTCCCCCACATCCTCCATGTCCAGCACACCCAGCATGGGCTACAGTCCACAG ATGTGCTCCCTAAGCAGCTCAGAGGACGTGAAGCCTCCTCCCAGTCTGAGCAACAGCAGCTTCCAATGCATCAGTCCAGGCTCCCTGTCCAAACACATCTGCTCCATCTGTGGAGATCGCTCCTCGG GAAAACACTACGGTGTGTTCAGCTGTGAGGGCTGCAAGGGCTTCTTCAAGAGAACAGTACGGAAAGACCTGACATACACGTGCCGGGACAGTAAAGAGTGTCTGATAGATAAAAGGCAGAGGAACCGCTGTCAGTACTGCCGATATCAGAAGTGTCTGGCCATGGGTATGAAGAGAGAAG CTGTGCAGGAAGAGAGGCAGCGGGGTCGAGAGAAGATTGATAACGAGGCTGACTCAAGCAGCGCTTTAAATGAAGACATGCCAGTGGAGAAGATTCTAGACGCTGAATTATCTGTGGAGCCAAAAACGGAGGCCTACATGCAGTCTAACGCAGCAAATGCA ACCAATGACCCCGTCACCAACATCTGCCAGGCAGCCGATAAACAGCTGTTCACTCTGGTGGAGTGGGCCAAGCGCATCCCGCACTTCTCTCAGTTACCTCTGGATGACCAGGTCATCCTCCTACGAGCAG GCTGGAATGAGCTGCTGATTGCCTCGTTCTCTCATCGCTCTGTGGCAGTGAAGGACGGTATTCTGCTGGCCACCGGCCTGCATGTCCACCGCAGCAGTGCCCACAGTGCAGGAGTGGGCTCCATCTTCGACAG GGTGCTGTCTGAGCTGGTGTCTAAAATGAAGGACATGCAGATGGATAAGACAGAGCTGGGCTGCCTCAGAGCCATCATACTCTTTAACCCAG ATGCCAAAGGCTTGTCCAATCCAACTGAGGTGGAGACGCTGAGGGAAAAGGTTTACGCTTCGCTCGAGTCCTACACCAAACACAAATATCCTCATCAGCCTGGCAG GTTTGCTAAGCTGCTGCTGAGGCTTCCAGCTCTTCGCTCCATCGGCCTGAAGTGCCTCGAGCATTTGTTCTTCTTCAA